ATTGCTACTGAAGCCATAGAATTGACGCAACAATTTCTTGAAGAACAAGGAATAGAAGCTGAAGTTGAGTTTTCATGGGGAGCAACTGAGGTTAAACCACCCTATTTAGCAGATGCAATTGTTGAAGTTACCGAAACCGGCAGTTCTCTAAAAGCTAATAATTTACGTATAATTCATGAAATAATGCAGTCTAACACGCAGCTAATAGCTAACAAACAAGCGTGGCAGGATGAACGCAAGCAGAAAAAAATCAAACGCCTCGCGCTGCTATTGCAAGCCGCACTTGCAGCGCGCGGTAAAGTTGGCCTTATGCTAAATGTACATGAAAGTTCATTAACAACAGTTGAAAATTTATTGCCATCACTTAAGAGCCCTACAGTTTCTAAACTGCAAACTGAAGGTTGGTATGCGATTAATACTATTGTTGATGAGGATATCGTACGTGATATTATCCCCCAGCTGAAAGAAGCTGGGGCTGAAGGTATTGTTGAGTTTCCTTTAAATAAAATTGTTG
The nucleotide sequence above comes from Deltaproteobacteria bacterium. Encoded proteins:
- a CDS encoding ATP phosphoribosyltransferase; the encoded protein is MTVIKLGIPKGSLQEATVKLFEKAGYNISVSSRSYFPSIDDDEIECMLIRSQEMARYVEHGLLDAAITGLDWILKRDVERVCELVYSKQLCRPVRWVVAVPNNSSINTVADLAGKRIATEAIELTQQFLEEQGIEAEVEFSWGATEVKPPYLADAIVEVTETGSSLKANNLRIIHEIMQSNTQLIANKQAWQDERKQKKIKRLALLLQAALAARGKVGLMLNVHESSLTTVENLLPSLKSPTVSKLQTEGWYAINTIVDEDIVRDIIPQLKEAGAEGIVEFPLNKIVE